The genome window TCGTCGTGTTTCTGGTGAAGGACAGCATCGCCCTCGCCTTCAGTATCGCGGGTATCGTCGCCGCGGTACGCTTCCGCACGTCACTGAACGAGACCATGGACGCCATCTATATGTTCATTGTCATCGGCATCGGGCTGGCCGCCGGGATCCAGTACGGTTCGGTGGCGATCCTGGCCTCGGTGGCCTTCAATGCCGTGGTGCTCGTCGTCTGGCGCATGAACTGGGGCGCGGAGCCCGCGGTACTGTCCGGGCTCAGGCTGGTGCATCCGGCCGGAGGGCACCCGGGGCCTGACGGGAGCGATCCCGGGGAGGGTAAAAAGCCCAAGCCCTTCACTTCCAGGCTCAGGGTACACACGTCGCGCTCCGAAGCGGCGCAGCAAGCCGCCGAAGCGCTGCTGGCGAACTATGCCGCGCGTTGGCAGTTCGCGGGGGTCGTGGAAGAGGGGGACGACGCTTCGATCGTCGAGTTCGACGTCCGGATGAAGAAGAAGGCGGACCCGGCCGCGTTCACCGCGGCGCTGGAGAAGATCACCGAGGGACATGCCGCCAGGGTGGAGCTGGAGGAGCGGCCGCAACCCTGAGGAGACGTGGTAGATGAGGACCCCGGGCAATAAGCTTCTGGTGGCGTTTCTGGGCTTGAGCGTGGTCTTCTTCGCGGTGGCCATGTTCGTGGGGGAGGACGCGCCGGACGAACCTGGCGTCGGCGCGTTGGAGGAACCGGGCGTCGGCGCGGCTGCGATGCAGGATGATGGCGTCGGCCCCCCGATGGCAGGCGCGGCGATGGATTCCGCCGTGAACGCAAGGGACGGAGCCACGGTTGCCCAGACCTCTATTGCTGATTCCACTGCGGCGGCCCCGGAGGATCCTCTTCTCCTCGGGAGGTACGATCTCGAAGCGCCGGACCAGCAATTCAGGCTGCCGAGGCGGTTGCGGGAAATCTCCGGCCTGGCCATGCTCGCGGGGAACCGGCTTCTCGCTCACGATGACGAAAGAGGCACGGTAGTAGAAATCGACATCCGCGACGGTTCGATCGTGAAGGACTTCGAACTCGGCGGTCCGCGGGGCCGGGTCGCCGACGACTTCGAAGGCATCGCCGCCGCCGAAGGCCGGCTTTACCTCGTCACGAGCGCGGGCCGGCTGTACGAGTTCGGCGAAGGCGGCGACGGGGCGGCCGTTCCCTACAACCGGTATGAGACCGGCGTCGGACGAGTGCATGAAATCGAAGGACTCGCGTATGATCCGGACCGGCGCGAGCTGCTGCTCCTCAGCAAGAACCCCAGAAACCCCCGTCAGGGGGACCAGGTAGCGATCTACCGCTGGTCGCTCGATTCCAGGCGGCTCGCAGAAGGCGGTCCCATCCTCATCGAGGCTGCCGCGTTCGCCCGCCCCATCGATCGCGACACATTCCAGCCCTCCGGCATCGAACGGCATCCGATTTCGGGCAATTTGCTTATCGTGGCGGCCCGCCAGCGCGCCGTTGCCGAGATCAC of Gemmatimonadota bacterium contains these proteins:
- a CDS encoding DUF4956 domain-containing protein yields the protein MKGSTLLDHIIIRLVVYYIASFLFFAALWELLPGVFLEFQVAERIEDSSLPTLDFEQFEADAGLSQVFVPVTMSLLFSFLFALPVVWVYRWTRPRKKYDPSFAQTLLVVPIAIALVVFLVKDSIALAFSIAGIVAAVRFRTSLNETMDAIYMFIVIGIGLAAGIQYGSVAILASVAFNAVVLVVWRMNWGAEPAVLSGLRLVHPAGGHPGPDGSDPGEGKKPKPFTSRLRVHTSRSEAAQQAAEALLANYAARWQFAGVVEEGDDASIVEFDVRMKKKADPAAFTAALEKITEGHAARVELEERPQP